AGTTAATTGAAGCTGATGAAGAGCCAAAGTTGCAAGTTTCAAAGGCACCACCGTtacgagaagattcttatcacttatcgggcgctgcgcaaggaatgatatctaccttattaggtataggtaagactagcaagaaggtgcaACCTTATCTACAGAAAGAACGTCAAATTACATTagtggttgtaagcataacatcAAGGATAACGATGAGAATATCAAAGATAGTACCAGACGTCAATATTGGGGTTAGAGttacgaataaaatgatatactATGATAAATGAAGTTTTGTCGACTAATAAATGTGAACAGAATCCAAGCAAAAATATAAGATATATTTATACATGTATATTCACGTAGTACAAGTTGTATCAAAAAATTATATGACTCATTCGAAGAAAACAAGGAGCAAATTGATGTGGATGTGGCCTAGTATGGTAGTCCcgtttattaaaataaattagcGAGGAATCCTTGCATATGGGAGGAAATCGAAGCACGCTTGCCACTCCGTGAATAAAAGTCTCCAAGTGGACACTACGAGAAGGATACTATGAAAGTATTTCTTcgttataattaaaaaaatactATGAAGCCAGCGAGTattccaaaaataatttaaatattatttttggatGAGTCCAAAATAATTTGAAAGAAATTCTAAAGATCAGAATATATTTACTTCTCCGCTCCAGTAGCCTGCATCGAAAAACTGATGGATAGTTGTTGCACTTAAAAATTGATATCGACTTTAAACAGATCCATTACAAGAATTATTGGGCTGAAATAATTGGGTCTAGACATATAGTTGAGCTCTCATACCAGCATATTGGCTCAGGCCGTGTACCGCTATATTAACAAAGACCTCACAAACTGACATGTGAGAATATATCAATAGGGGGGGTTTATATCCTCATGTTATCAGGAGGCGAATCATTTCTACTTCTCATCCGGAAGGGAGTACTGTTCACCTCTCAACTGCAGGGGAATCATGTCTCCCTCTCAACGACCGGGGGGTCATATCCTCATTTTCCAAGATCAGAGTTCTATATCAATAAAAAAGGAGTTTTATAATTGTTCCCCCATGTTAACAAATAAGGAGTCTTGACTCACACTCAAAATAGACTTCTTCTCATATTTTGAAGAGGCTTAAAAGACAAATTGAATTACAAGCGCACACACGAACTACATGGAAGATATAATGGTGACCTCTTTCAACTACAAGCCTATGCGATCGCTTATCAAAAATTCAATGGGGCTGCATTAAGCTTGGAAGGACCCCATCAAGATCAACATCACTATATATTCTTGATCACATGAAGGAATTCATACATGACATTTAATAATATCAAGGAAAACATGCCTATTGGTAGACCCTTAAGGGACGCAATTGTGGATCACTCTATAAAACAAGGTCGCAAAGGTCGCATGCTTAATCCTTTGGGGTCACCACGTATGGACGAATACCGAGATTCTTAATTCCATATTGCATTCATAATGACAATATGTAAtcgggggtagttgttatgcccgaTTTTAACATGGTTCTTAAACAGGCCCAACAAGCTCTCACGTCAGACCTACATCCTTTAAGGACCCAATTATCAATGATGAATTAACAAGACATGATGCCTCATGAATAGAGGTCACCTTTCATCACTATGTAAAGGAAATACGAGTCCGTCTAGGAGTCAAACATGACAGGCAAGTGAGCATACCCCCATTTATGGGTCACATCGCTAAAAACAGATATAGGACCCATCCCAATTTGGGATCACATCTCATCAATATCTTTATGAAAATTTAATCTTAGCTAGAAGAAGCGGGGACTTTCTACCTTATCATGGGGTCACCTTACTATCAACTTACATTATTTATTCTCCGTTTACTAGAAGACCCATGACCAGACCTCAGGGGGTCGCATAAGAGGAAGAATCGCTATACGAGGACACATTATCAACAATCGCACGTAGTCTCTATAAGGCCACATCACATGACCAGACTTTAAGGGGTCGCATACGAGACCTGCAGGTGTTCTTATGTCTCACCAACGAGATATTTTCGCCTAATTCCATGACAACCTATTACTACCTAATTGAGCTTGGGCCATTGACAAATATAGGCTTTTTACGGACAGCCCCATGGTCAATGAACCTAGGCCTTGATGGACAAGACCAAACCTAACCCCACATGGGTAACTTGTCGTCCAAGAACTACGTATGGCTTGAACTCATGTAAAAGGGTACGTATGCCTCTTATTTATGGATGATCAACGATTTGAAATAAGAGAGAGTAAACACTATTCCTATGGCATTTTACGATCATCAAACAAGATCATCTATAACATTCATCAATTTTCGTCCCATATACTTCGCGTTTTTCGTGAAAACAACTTTAAATCAACATAATTTGCTCTGTTATTACAGCAACCTTCGAATTTGTGTTGTTACGAATTTCTCCCAATAACCCCTAGCACTAAACTTGTCAACATCTTTTTTTCTCTTTCTAAAAAGACTTTAATTTATATTCTTGTTTGAAATTCAATATTTTAGGAGTTtgtgttttaaattttaaatattgtGATTTAGttatttcgtttttaatttcaatGATGTCGTTTAAGtcaaaaatattagaaaaaaataaacGGATCCGGATATCCAATCCGTAATCCGAACGGATTCAAATATAGATCGGCCTTTAAAAAATCCTATCCCGTTCAAATTCAAATTTGAATCCGATAATATCAATATACATTTTGAGCCCAATATTCCACCCTTGTATTTCAGAACCAGTCCTCATCCAAAACCAAAACTAAAATCACAACATTCCAAAATCAACCGGCTGCCTTATCAATAAAATGGTAAACCCGTAAATAAAGTAAAACAAAAGGGCGAAATTGACAACAAAAATGTATGATAACAAGGCCTGACATCTCTCTTTCAACAACAAATGTCCTAATCCATTCGAGATAAACATAAATGTACAAACTAATGTATGTATATAGATTAAACAGTAGTAGTAACATCTCTTATTCTCTTACCAACCCCCCTTAATTTATCTGTCTATCTTTATCCTCTCTCTTCATTTATATCCATTACACTCTAGAACCCCCCAATTAAATATCTTTTCTTTTATTATAATCATCATTCATCACTTCTTTTTGTCATTTTTCTAATTTAATCATTTCAAGTATCCATCCCTTTGATCAAGATTTTCACAAAGGTATAAACTTTCTTTAACTCTTGCTTTAATTTGATTGTTTTGTTTATATCAAATGATTTTTATGGGTTTATgtatattatttgtaattttagggcttgtttatgtatatttatgTGTTATTTTAGGGCTGGTTTATGTATATTTGTGTATGATATTTGTGTTTGAGTTGATTTTTTGTCATGTGTTGTTGATTATTTTATGAAAGATTGAATTTTTGTTTAGGGTTTTTAGTTTTGATTGAATTGCTTACCTGTGTTTTGCACAAAGTTTGAATCTTTATACGTTCTGTTGGATTTTAGTGCTGTTGAATACAATTTTTCTATAGGTTTATGAAATGATTTTATATGAaatgattttatatgaaataATTTTATAGGTTTATGTATATTTGTATGTAATTTAAGGGCTTGTTTTTGTACATTTGTGTATGATATTTGTGTTTGAGTTGTTGTTTTGTCATTGGttgttgattatttgatgaaAGATTCAATTTTTATTCAGGGTTGGGTTTTAAACAAAGTTTAAAGCTTAATATGGTTTGTTGGATTTTAGTGCTGTTTAATACAATTTTTCTATATATTTGGCATGTGATATGTGTATATTAAAATAGTTTATTCATTTAGTGCTTCTTGTGGCATTGTTTGCTGTTTTCGTGTCGGCCTGTTGGAATCGATTAAAGGCTTTGGAGTTATGTGATATGATAGAAAATTAGGAGTAAAGATATCCAAATTTGCCTTCTACAAAGGAAATTGAGGGTTTTTTGAGTTTATTGATGGTTAAGAAGATTATTGGAACAGATATTGATTATTTTTTTTTGAGCTTGCGTGTGTGTGCAAATAATTGTAGTTTTACCTGGTTATGTGGTAATTTCTTTGTTGTACTTCATAGCACTGACTAGGAGACTACTACAATTATGTTTTTAGTGTTGGTCATCAGTTTGGATATCTTTTTCCTTCCCCCGGTAAATGAGTGTGATATCTCTTTTCGCTAATTTTGTAAATTTTGTTTTGGTTTAGCAGAAAAATGTCCCATTATCAAGCAGAAGATGCTGAATACATGGCTGATGAATATGAAATGGAAGATGTAGATGACGATATGGATGATGAGTTACGAGGAAGAGATAATGGTGGCTCTGACTCTGATGTGGATGAATATGATGCCATGGTAAGTGAGATACTATCTTAAGTTCCATTTGCAAATTTGAGATGACTTTCAGCTGTTTTACACTTTTGCTTGTTACAGACATTGAGTTTATCTATTGTTCCGTGTGCTAATCATTTTTCAGTGGATTCCAGGATAATGACGAGAAATTTGTAGCATCTGTgcctttaatctaataatttaCTGTTTGCTCTTCTGTAGAATAACAAAATGGCAGATACTACTGCCTCTCAGGCTAAGAGAGGTAAAGATATTCAGGGAATTCCTTGGGAAAGGCTTAGCATAACCAGAGAAAAGTATAGACAGACAAGACTAGAACAGTACAAAAACTATGAAAACATTCCTCAATCTGGACAAGGAGCAGAGAAGGTAATTTGCATTCTCTTTTGGTTCTTCAAACCCTCGACTTTTATTTTTCTTACATTTTCTGAATATAACGTGTAAAATAGGAATGCAAAATCACGAAGAAAGGAGGATTGTTTTATGAGTTCAGACGCAACTCAAGATCAGTGAGATCAACTATTCATCATTTCCAGGTTTGGTAcctaaatttttaaaatgaagaAATTTTATATCAAACATACAAAGTTATTTTATCTCACAGTGCTAAACTCTCTTCTGCTATCATGTATATGGTCAAGCAGAGTTATTTGCACCGTTTTTAGGTTCGCAGTACTGTTTCATATACTGTAAAGGTTGACCTGGGTGATGTATGAGTATTGACATGAATTTTACTATCAACCGAGTTGACTCATTCAGGTTGACATTATGAATCTGAATTCCCTGAATGATCCAATTTAATGTTTAATGAAGTTGATTGTGCATACCAGGATATCGGCGCCAAATTACCTTTTAAAAGAGTACTCAATTAATTTCTGTCTTCAGGACAAATTGTAAAACAACATGCTTATtcaaaaaaagaagaagaagagattTAATGAGAAGAATAAAGTTGAGTTACCTGACTGAAGGTCATCTTCAGGGAAAGGATTTCCAGTTGGATCTCAAGGACGCTGTTTAATTAAATATAAGTAGAGTTGACCCCTTCTTGACTTATTATATGAAACAACAGTGCTTACTTTGTATATAATTTCTCAGGTGATACTATTATTATTAAGCCTTTTTAGTTACCTTTCGCCCCAAAAAATGATTTTGTGTGTAAATTGTTGAGCATCCGTATACAATACGATTAACGATTTTCTAGTGTGTGCCCCTAAACTTTTACAATTCAAATGATGTTTAAAGACCTTGTGGTCTAGCGTTTTGTGATTTACCAGTAATTTTGTTTACTGTGTTAATATCTACAAAATCTAGATAACATTTcatttctttttcattttctgTCGTgctaatttaaatttatttttatgtttttgCTGTCTTAAGAACATTCACCTGGTACTATGCTAATTTAAAAGTATGTTGCGTTTTTCCAACAGTCACGGCCAGATAGTTTAAAAGATATTACTTTTAGTCCCATAGTTATAGTTATTTTTACAGTTATTACAGTTTTATATGTTCTATGTAGATTGTGTGTGAGTTTTTTTTTTGCTATAAATGACATGcctaattttgtaaaaataaatacgataaatattatttaatgaaaCACCTAATGATATGAATTACACATGTGTATGGTAAGAATTCGTAAAAATTTATAAATACAAATTTCAAATAAATATGTGGATTAGTGTTATATCTTAAAtttcaaaatatttataatttaccAGTAAATAGatgaaaatataaaaatttatcTGGAGTATAAATTAAAGACCATATCAAGAAATTATCTATCTATGAAAGGAATACATAAATTTCCTGTTCTAAAATAGCGAttaacacaaaaattagaagaaAATAGAAAGAGAACTAACAAAGAAATGGAATGCATTATTTTAAGTTAAATCTATGTAGGAATTATGACTAAAAAGAAGTATCAAATGAAACTAATAAAAAGACACTAAATACAGGTTATTAAATAACATGGAAATTTAGAAAGTTAGTTATTGAAATGAGCCCATGGGTCTACTTCAGAAAAACCGTACAACTAATACTACTATATCTTTGACATAACTAATGAATGGTATAATCTCCAGGAGGATGCTAATAACTGTTTCTGGTTTATCTATTGCTCCGTCAAAAGAGTTCCACTGAATTAAACTCAAATTGATTATATCATATTCCCTGTGCTTAAGTTTGCACTTCTGCTctgattttcaattttttaatgaTTGGCAGTATTGACTGATTTGGAAACTTGGTATTTGCTGATGCAGTTGAGAAATCTGGTGTGGGCTACATCAAAGCATGACGTTTACCTGATGTCACATTTTTCTGTCATCCACTGGTCTTCTTTAGCGTGCAACAAGTCTGAGGTTCTTAATGTTTCTGGACATGTGGCACCATGCGAAGTGAGTGTTCCTATCGATGCTTCACTTTGTAAGGCTCTTTTATTACAGGTATTTGTTTTTTATTCCTTTTATTTTTATAGAAACATCCTGGAAGTCTGTTGGAAGGATTTACTCAAACCCAAGTTAGCACATTAGCCGTAAAGGATAATCTGCTTGTTGCTGGAGGATTTCAGGGAGAGCTTATATGCAAGGTAAGCTAGGTACTGTGCACAAATTTGTCAGTCATCAGTCAGGACATGTTTGGTCCTCTCTCTGTCGCATGTAATAAAAAAAAGGATTGGGATCATAAATATTTTCTGTTGTGGCTTAGAGGTTGGGTTTGTTTTGGTTAAGTTGAGAGATAGTAAAGCTAAATCTGGAGAGACATGGGTACTTGCTTCTTTAAGTTTTTGTTATCCTGTCTTTAATTATATTAGTCATCTTGCCAGCTTGTAATCACATAATATTAAATCAAGTcctattttttttaattctgaCACTCACCGATGTACGGATTACAAAGTGGTGAGGGTTGTTTTGGTTCAGTTGAGAGATAATAATGCTAAATCTGGAGAGACATGGGTACTTGCTTCTTTAAGTTTTTGTTATCCTGTCTTTAATTATATTAGTCATCTTGCCAGCTTGTAATCACATACTATTAAATCAAGTCCTATTTTTTTCTGACACTCACCGATGTACTAATTACCAAGTTATATAACACTAGCTTCCACAGAAAACTAGGGTTGGTGTTGGTCATTGATGTCTTTTGCTACTGTTTTTTCCGTGTCAAGGAAGTGCGAATAATGTAAAGCTGATGCATTCTTTTAATTCACTTGGTGCAGAATTTAGATAGACCTGGAGTTTCCTTCTGTTCTAGGACTACTTATGATGAAAATGCTATTACTAATGCCGTTGATATATATAAAACTGccaggtatttatatttttttaaaggTTTAACTTCGATTTTTTatgattaatgcttcttgatgttgatatgtttttgaactatatTGCAGTGGTGCAGTTCATTTTACTGCCTCAAATAATGATTGTGGAGTAAGAGATTTTGATATGGAGAAATTTCAACTTTCTAACCATTTTCATTTTCCTTGGCCAGTAAATGTAACTACTTCTCTCTCATTCTTCTCTTGCAATAGGCTTGTGGTTAAACTTTGTTTCTCTATGTGGCTATTTTGATTTAGGGAAAGAGAAATTAAAACACAATCATTTCAGAGGTAGGATGCACTTTTGTGACTTAATAGAATGATGATTAACAGGGCGGATGGCGGATCTATTTATAGTAGAGGGACTGGTAGTGTACCCTCAAATTTCTTGAAGtacaaattataaaaaattataatttttgtCTAGGTATTTATGCAAATATCTAATTAGTCCATTCAACCAATAaagtaaaaatattaaaatatgataaattTGGTTTGGGTATTCATGTAAATATTTAGTTAGTACATTCAACGTCTTACTGTCATGGAAGAGAATAAGAAAAGTATTAATTAGGGTGCAAGCCAAGAGATT
The sequence above is drawn from the Apium graveolens cultivar Ventura chromosome 2, ASM990537v1, whole genome shotgun sequence genome and encodes:
- the LOC141708477 gene encoding putative WD repeat-containing protein C2A9.03, whose product is MSHYQAEDAEYMADEYEMEDVDDDMDDELRGRDNGGSDSDVDEYDAMNNKMADTTASQAKRGKDIQGIPWERLSITREKYRQTRLEQYKNYENIPQSGQGAEKECKITKKGGLFYEFRRNSRSVRSTIHHFQLRNLVWATSKHDVYLMSHFSVIHWSSLACNKSEVLNVSGHVAPCEKHPGSLLEGFTQTQVSTLAVKDNLLVAGGFQGELICKNLDRPGVSFCSRTTYDENAITNAVDIYKTASGAVHFTASNNDCGVRDFDMEKFQLSNHFHFPWPVNHTSLSPDGKLVIIVGDNPDCMLVDSRNGKTIAPLRGHSDFSFASAWHPDGLTFATGNQDKTCRIWDMRNLSESVAALKGNLGAIRSIRYSSDGRFMAMAEPADFVHVFDVKSGYDKEQEIDFFGEISGISYSPDTESLFIGVWDRTYGSLLEFGRRRDYSYLDALI